In Aspergillus oryzae RIB40 DNA, chromosome 6, one genomic interval encodes:
- a CDS encoding uncharacterized protein (predicted protein), producing the protein MRLIHTERLQLEEFADEIPPYAVLSHRWGKDEVTFQDILLNQNHDTEGYRKVENICKVANQDGFEYAWIDTCCINKESSAELSEAINSMFRWYESAGRCYAYLRDVSPDNNQSDLSTKVRNSVYFKRGWTLQELIAPSDVRFLADDWSEIGSRESWCTLIHSITNIDESILRGSAQLSDFSIARRMSWASGRKTTRVEDIAYCLMGIFHVNMPLLYGEGEKAFIRLQEEIMRESADQTLFAWGARESFDRSATGLLARSPADFKHSGDFVPFYFSKKDSAPFSITNRGIKLHLPLYHSLVVKDVLILECQDTSLDYIALAGIYLLPSHGGQLQYMRYNSGPSRVPLWRIRHVKAQTIYVMKTSIGEGGSSLLHERKPYRYTESRLRGEISQSGERPKKVILCFDGGNHKHGANHQSNIEKIHKMLYGTNGSQLCYYQRANFSRPDDFKTCMGDGYSAAWDIYQSWNNYALRTDADKLWEERESYFQMKGFREKLSKPTNRIPFLGLFDAVVVKSKYLGREGERISTTTEISKSASTICHAVSIDECRAELRPVLLNEELGSGLLMKGLKQVWFPGSHAI; encoded by the exons ATGCGTCTCATTCACACAGAGCGGTTACAGCTCGAAGAATTCGCAGATGAAATCCCGCCTTACGCGGTTCTCTCGCACCGATGGGGCAAGGACGAAGTTACGTTCCAAGACATACTCCTCAACCAGAACCATGATACGGAGGGCTACAGAAAAGTGGAGAACATCTGTAAAGTAGCCAACCAGGATGGCTTTGAGTATGCCTGGATTGACACCTGTTgtatcaacaaagaaagtaGCGCTGAGCTGTCCGAGGCAATCAACTCAATGTTCAGATGGTATGAATCGGCAGGACGGTGTTATGCTTACCTACGCGATGTCTCTCCGGACAATAACCAATCTGATTTGTCAACCAAAGTTAGAAACAGTGTGTACTTCAAGCGAGGCTGGACCCTTCAAGAGCTCATTGCTCCATCGGACGTGCGTTTTCTTGCAGATGACTGGAGTGAGATAGGCTCGAGGGAATCTTGGTGTACCTTGATACATAGTATCACCAACATAGACGAATCGATACTGAGAGGCTCAGCACAGTTGTCCGATTTCAGTATTGCCAGGCGAATGTCATGGGCTtcgggaagaaagacgacACGTGTTGAGGATATAGCCTACTGCCTCATGGGGATATTCCACGTTAACATGCCGTTGCTCTACGGAGAGGGCGAGAAGGCTTTCATAAGACTGCAGGAAGAGATTATGAGGGAGTCAGCCGACCAGACACTGTTTGCATGGGGAGCACGTGAATCATTTGACCGATCTGCAACTGGTCTACTTGCGCGATCGCCTGCTGATTTCAAGCATTCTGGAGATTTCGTACCTTTTTACTTTTCAAAGAAGGATTCTGCTCCGTTCTCGATAACTAACCGGGGTATAAAGCTACATTTACCCCTGTACCACAGCCTAGTGGTAAAGGATGTACTTATACTTGAGTGCCAAGACACCTCGCTAGATTACATAGCCCTTGCGGGGATATATCTGCTCCCCAGCCATGGCGGACAGCTGCAGTATATGAGATATAACTCTGGGCCCAGCAGAGTTCCTCTATGGAGAATACGTCATGTCAAGGCTCAAACGATCTATGTGATGAAGACATCCATTGGTGAGGGAGGGAGCTCTCTGCTGCATGAGCGTAAACCTTATCGCTACACAGAATCCCGCCTCCGCGGAGAGATATCGCAGTCAGGAGAGCGCCCGAAAAAGGTAATCCTGTGTTTCGACGGAGGAAACCATAAACATGGAGCGAATCATCAGTCTAACATCGAGAAAATACATAAGATGCTTTATGGCACGAACGGCTCCCAGCTTTGTTACTACCAACGAGCTAATTTTAGCCGTCCTGATGACTTCAAAACATGTATGGGTGATGGATATAGT GCTGCCTGGGACATCTACCAAAGCTGGAACAACTATGCGCTGAGAACCGATGCTGATAAGCtgtgggaggagagagagagttACTTTCAAATGAAAGGTTTTCGAGAAAAGCTGAGCAAGCCAACCAATAGGATCCCATTTCTTGGTTTATTCGATGCTGTCGTTGTCAAATCCAAATATCTGGGCAGAGAAGGGGAACGAATCTCTACAACTACGGAGATTTCTAAATCAGCCAGTACTATCTGTCATGCGGTCTCCATAGACGAATGTCGGGCTGAATTACGCCCAGTTCTCCTGAATGAAGAGCTCGGCAGTGGACTGCTTATGAAAGGACTCAAGCAAGTCTGGTTTCCAGGTAGTCATGCT ATCTGA
- the cpdS gene encoding putative serine carboxypeptidase (CpdS) (serine carboxypeptidases (lysosomal cathepsin A)), with product MRAATAIASLLLVGSVVGLENPHRKAKAVQRAHQHKTVLPRAVPVAREDDYKYLTNKTERFLVNGTGIPEVDFDVGESYAGLLPNSPAGNSSLFFWFFPSQNPKAQDEITIWLNGGPGCSSLDGLLQENGPFLWLPGTYKPARNPYSWTNLTNVVYIDQPAGTGFSPGPSTVDDEEGVAAQFKSWFKHFVDTFGLHGHKVYLTGESYAGQYIPYIASAMLDEEDEKYFNVKGIQINDPSINDDSVMIYAPAVRHLNHYTNVFALNDTFLADVNSRADKCGFNKFLDEALTYPPPKDFPVLPEISSECAIWDDIVAAAYDVNPCFNYYHLTDYCPYLWSEMGFPSLAGGPNNYFNRTDVQKALHVPRTDYSVCGETTIFKNGDQSPPSALGPLPSVIERTNNTIIGHGWLDYLLFLNGSLVTIQNMTWNGAQGFQKPPVEPLYVPYHYGLAELANGNAPEPFTLIAGAGLLGTAHTERGLTFSSVYLAGHEIPQYVPGAAYRQLEFLLGRIENLQQRGGYTA from the exons CGCTTCTCTTTTGCTGGTCGGCTCTGTCGTCGGCTTGGAGAATCCTCATCGCAAAGCTAAGGCCGTTCAGCGAGCTCACCAGCATAAGACGGTGTTGCCTCGGGCAGTTCCAGTGGCTCGGGAAGATGATTACAAGTACTTGACTAACAAGACCGAGA GGTTCCTTGTCAACGGCACTGGCATCCCAGAAGTGGACTTTGACGTCGGAGAATCTTATGCAGGTCTCTTGCCCAACTCACCCGCTGGGAATTCCagcctcttcttctggttcttcccCTCTCAGAACCCGAAGGCGCAGGACGAG ATCACAATCTGGCTGAACGGTGGACCAGGATGCAGTTCTCTCGATGGATTGCTGCAGGAAAATGGTCCCTTCctttggcttcctggaaCTTATAAGCCTGCTCGAAACCCATACTCGTGGACTAACCTAACGAATGTGGTGTATATCGATCAGCCAGCCGGAACGGGCTTCTCCCCTGGACCGTCTACCgtggatgacgaggaaggcgTTGCTGCCCAATTTAAGAGCTGGTTCAAGCACTTTGTCGACACCTTCGGCCTGCACGGTCACAAGGTGTATCTTACTGGTGAGAGTTATGCCGGGCAATACATTCCGTACATCGCTTCGGCaatgttggatgaggaagatgagaagtaTTTCAATGTGAAGGGTATTCAGATCAATGACCCTTCAATTAACGATGACTCGGTGATGATTTATG CCCCGGCTGTTAGACACTTGAACCATTACACAAATGTCTTCGCTTTGAACGACACATTCCTGGCAGACGTCAACTCCCGAGCGGACAAGTGTGGCTTCAACAAGTTCCTTGATGAGGCCTTGACTTACCCGCCACCCAAGGACTTCCCCGTCCTTCCGGAAATCAGCTCGGAGTGCGCTATCTGGGACGACATTGTTGCAGCTGCTTACGATGTCAACCCTTGCTTCAACTACTACCACTTAACAGACTACTGTCCTTATCTCTGGAGCGAGATGGGCTTCCCTTCTCTTGCAGGCGGACCCAACAACTACTTCAACCGCACTGACGTCCAAAAGGCCCTTCATGTCCCTCGCACGGATTACTCCGTCTGCGGAGAAACTACGATCTTCAAGAATGGcgatcaatctcctcccagTGCCCTGGGTCCCCTTCCCAGTGTGATTGAGCGGACGAACAACACGATCATTGGCCACGGCTGGCTTGATTACCTCCTTTTCCTGAACGGATCATTGGTGACAATCCAGAACATGACTTGGAACGGTGCTCAAGGGTTCCAGAAGCCTCCTGTTGAGCCTCTTTATGTCCCTTACCATTATGGTCTGGCGGAACTCGCCAATGGCAATGCCCCCGAGCCATTCACCTTGATCGCTGGTGCAGGACTTCTAGGCACAGCTCACACCGAGCGTGGGTTGACTTTCTCCAGTGTTTACCTGGCTGGTCATG AAATTCCCCAGTATGTCCCCGGCGCGGCATATCGCCAGCTGGAGTTCTTGCTTGGTCGCATTGAGAACCTGCAGCAGCGGGGAGGATACACTGCATAG